Proteins encoded together in one Microplitis mediator isolate UGA2020A chromosome 7, iyMicMedi2.1, whole genome shotgun sequence window:
- the LOC130671681 gene encoding uncharacterized protein LOC130671681: MGIAMPILSGRRLLTYSQNFQFQYPLPQNATTFTNYFSSLKKRRRRSISGNDERRIFYELLEHELQRWSGNGKACMLKSICEASSVPLNRESLVENLLHVVLTPDYGNNSTFADKDYLEASQAGRRGDDCTVIYSHCPKGYGLLDSISRIYSF, from the exons ATGGGAATTGCGATGCCGATATTGTCAGGAAGAAGACTTTTGACGTAcagtcaaaattttcaattccaaTACCCGTTGCCCCAAAACGCAACAAcgtttacaaattatttttcctcaTTAAAAAAACGTCGACGCAGATCTATATCCGGTAATGATGAAAGAAGAATATTCTATGAATTACTAGAACACGAATTACaaag atggAGTGGAAACGGCAAAGCGTGTATGCTAAAAAGTATATGCGAGGCATCAAGTGTTCCGCTAAACCGTGAAAGTCttgttgaaaatttgttaCACGTCGTCTTGAC CCCGGACTATGGTAATAATTCGACATTTGCTGACAAGGATTACTTAGAAGCTTCTCAAGCTGGAAGACGTGGAGATGATTGCACAGTAATCTACTCACACTGTCCCAAAGGATATGGATTGCTTGATTCAATATCacgaatttattcattttaa
- the LOC130671682 gene encoding uncharacterized protein LOC130671682 has product MLRVTSSLLVLIQLNSIVSIAQENHSPVLLFPKNSVFQFTIGVSVPLLATNKKGNVVFSAGFQFNYALPWNLTQLQSPTIVPSRHTDDFDLKNIYMSIENLLDRVPQWIIEFPNLHPRYFIYYIRRTLTAAFACRQWH; this is encoded by the exons ATGTTACGTGTCACGTCATCATTACTCGTGTTAATACAACTAAACTCTATTGTTTCAATTGCACAAGAAAATCATTCTCCGGTTCTTCTGTTTCCTAAAAATTCCGTTTTTCAG TTTACTATTGGAGTGTCTGTGCCATTGTTAGCAACTAATAAAAAAGGTAACGTTGTTTTCTCAGCTggatttcaatttaattatgcACTGCCCTGGAATTTAACTCAATTACAATCACCGACTATTGTTCCCTCACGTCATACTGATGACTTTGATCTAAAGAATATTTATATgtctattgaaaatttattagatcg TGTACCGCAGTGGATTATCGAATTTCCTAACCTACACCCacgttattttatatattatatacgaAGGACGTTAACTGCTGCGTTTGCGTGTCGACAATGGCACTGA
- the LOC130670989 gene encoding uncharacterized protein LOC130670989 has product MVGYNSEDYDIDNKSDLLTIRFADKITKGNYTLIIMYSGLISRNLSEAFIYIPYQDEFGEQQWLLSTKISNARDASKIFPWWFDDGSTKTTFELSLRHNLDQRALSNTRDRFIFLAPTDYNYKWTIFEKTPLLFPHQLAFVIGNFECSTHYDKAYRVWTLTDADNNYDNLSIIGDIWKPKTKLHQQIAFSICMQWYPFYNFQSNNDNDVLLNYGVITYLVAATTDQFFESPYAVEKIVHQVSDSRDFDLKIIKILHIIGEVKLRNLLHSLAVQSHLGVLETNYLLNKYSEILGVNVLRMMEILGNLLLTEGYPVVNVTRNYSRRSVTVTQRRFSKNPSENLNEKYWIPVTCATENNPNFDDTAVTWCISYNCLDFIARVCVIGNYRVNYDEKNWKLIIDYLKTSKYVKIHPVNRAQIIDDVLTLTEFGHLNSNLVFELDEYLKQETDSIPMTRFWNYFFYVYDNFFYRKHDYYSNFLDHFLLKRNKNLQIFFCNVMRVADQNTWDKLYKLYSHHKRIGIYQALGCSSNKNILNNFMSMVLNSNSVKSNFVLKLMFEIIAKKSIIGVDSILDFLIVRQQKAKLKTETDIEFIIIGTIIAKNFIKSDSQLKKLKNVLENGRPYFGKQRMENYYRIAESNVHSSI; this is encoded by the exons atgGTGGGATACAATTCAGAAGACTATGATATTGACAATAAATCAGATTTGTTGACCATAAGATTTGCagacaaaataacaaaagGGAATTATACTCTGATAATTATGTATTCAGGTTTAATAAGTAGAAATTTGTCCGAAgcgtttatttatattccatATCAAGATGAATTCGGTGAACAACA ATGGTTGCTGTCgactaaaatttcaaatgccCGAGAtgcaagtaaaatttttccatggtGGTTTGATGACGGCTCGACAAAAACAACTTTTGAATTATCCCTCAGACACAATCTAGATCAAAGAGCACTTTCTAATACACGAGATCGATTCATATTTCTGGCTCCAactgattataattataaatggacaatttttgaaaaaacaccATTACTATTTCCTCATCAATTGGCTTTTGTTATCGGTAATTTTGAGTGCTCAACACATTACGATAAAGCCTACCGCGTATGGACGTTAACAGATGCCGAtaataattacgataatttatctattattGGAG aCATCTGGAAACCGAAAACTAAATTGCATCAACAAATAGCGTTTTCTATTTGCATGCAGTGGTATCCTTTCTACAATTTTCAGtctaataatgataatgacgTTCTTCTCAATTATGGAGTTATCACTTATTTAGTAGCAGCTACAACTGATCAG TTTTTTGAATCCCCATATGCAGtagaaaaaattgttcatCAGGTTTCTGATTCCCGCGACT tTGACCTcaagattataaaaatattacatattattggTGAAGTAAAATTGCGTAATTTATTGCACAGTTTAGCCGTGCaaag TCACTTAGGAGTACTGGAAACAAATTATCTTCTCAATAAATATTCTGAGATATTAGGCGTTAATGTTTTGAGAATGATGGAAATTTTGGGTAACTTGTTACTTACGGAAGGATACCCTGTCGTTAACGTAACCAGAAATTACTCAAGACGTTCTGTTACTGTCACACAAAGacgtttttcaaaaaatccctcagaaaatttgaatgaaaaatactGGATTCCAGTGACTTGCGCAACTGAAAATAATCCAAATTTCGATGACACGGCGGTCACTTGGTG TATTAGTTACAATTGTCTCGATTTTATTGCTAGAGTTTGTGTTATAGGTAATTATCGTGTTAATTATGATGAGAAGAATTGGAAACTGATAATCGATTATCTCAAAACAtcaaaatatgtaaaaattcaTCCAGTAAATCGTGCACAGATTATTGACGATGTTTTGACATTGACGGAATTTGGACATCTCAATTCAAATTTAGTTTTTGAATTAGATGAATATCTTAAACAAGAAACAGATTCTATTCCGATGACTAGATtctggaattattttttttatgtttatgataactttttttatcgaaaGCATGACTATTATAGTAATTTCctg gaTCATTTCTTATTAAAGCGGAATAAAaatctacaaatttttttctgtaatgtAATGCGTGTTGCTGATCAGAACACATGGGATAaattatacaaattgtatagtCATCACAAAAGAATCGGAATTTATCAGGCACTTGGATGTTcatcaaacaaaaatattttaaataatttcatgtcAATGGTTCTCAACAGTAACTCCGTAAAATCGAATTTCGTTCTCAAATTGATGTTTGAAATTATcgcaaaaaaaagtattataggCGTCGATTCTattctagattttttaatagtcCGCCAACAAAAAGCAAAACTTAAAAC TGAGACGGATATCGAATTTATCATAATCGGTACAATTAtagcaaaaaatttcatcaaaagTGATTCTCAACTCAAAAAG ttaaaaaatgtattggaAAATGGTAGACCTTACTTTGGAAAACAACGCATGGAAAATTATTACAGGATCGCCGAATCCAATGTTCACTCCTCAATCTAA